From the genome of Glycine soja cultivar W05 chromosome 14, ASM419377v2, whole genome shotgun sequence:
ccaagttctttaagcaaacGGCTAGGCACCAATGACCATGAATCTTCACTCATACTTAATAATGCAACAATTGCatgatatccacagttaccaccagttttcacatccataaTGTTTTCAATGGAATCGTGAATGAACGGATGAAATTGATCTAATATCGGCATGGTCCGTATTGGAATGGCCAGGTCAGAAGATGATGCACTACGTTTGActgaagaattactattttgcatagaatgtaaagcatcaacatactacCAATATGACAGATCACGCTTTGTTGATCTTTGGTGTTTGGTCATCGGTTTCTTCTATGCACCTTTGGTGTTAACCTTttctggaggaggacacatacAATTTAGATCAGGTAGGAAATTTTCCGGAGTTGACTCTTTAGAGTTACTTTGTCACAAACATCAAGCTCCTCAAATCGCTTGGATATGGTTTTAATCTCTTTGGTTATGGTGACTTGGGACTCAGATAACCTttggtctgaaaaacttagcatctgccaaaacatatggattgtctCAAGTGGGATGGTAccaataaaatatatgtataactCACATGCACATGGAAAACCGTGAGTAATTCTCATTACACATCCACAACGAAAAGGATTTTTGTCAGCATAATGTACACGCCCATACTcagcagcaatctgatttaaagcatacctttaAATCATGCCAAGTAGCCTCCTatataaggtaactttaaaaacatgttcaaacacatgtgtacttgtctcaAAGGATGCCTTAATTTCAGTGTGTTGTAgcatgatcatgttgttcatggcttccTAAACACTACATTACTCTCCAAGGCTATTATGTAATAGTCTTTTTAAAGCCAaatgagcagattcaaccctacatttcaaatacacaaatcccaataaacaaatacaataattaaaatctatgtgtgaatgtatgaatacatgattttgatgatgcaaaagaataatcaagtaaggttgctttcaagattactttaacaaacattcaaaggttaagcattgcttcaagattaatacaaggttgcttatTAAAACAAGCATTggttcaagattaattcaagatcaagtttttgcctcaaaacaaagtgtttccaagacatccaaggctctggtagtcgattaccaggtagtgtaatcgattaccagaagacaattttgaaaagaagcttttagaagggttttgaaatttgaatttaaaagttgtaatcgattaccattgatgtgtaatcgttTACCAACAACAGaactcttgaaaaacactttgaaaagacatgatccttcaaaatataactgtgtaatcgattaccagtgaagaatttcaaaattttttttgaaaagacacatctcttcaaaccattttgaaaacgCACAaatggcctatatatatgtgtgtctgacatCGAAAATCCAGAGAGAAATATTCTAAGATaaattaattgtcaaatgctctctcaacaactcttggacaaacacttgcaaatctattaagaATTCATCcaagaacttcaaattgtattgtcatctctaaaagagaaaaattcttctaggaacttcaatttgtatcatccactctaaaggagagaaatctttctgttcatcgCAGAAAgttagttgtaatcaagagactgattgtttcttggattgtgagaattgtaatcaagagacaggttgtctcttggagaatatttgaacacaagggtgagggatcccaaggtgtgtttaaagtatgtaaaaaatttacagagatattggaaaatctcaagtgggttgcttgaggactggacataggcatgggaagtggccaaaccagtataaattgaatttacatttctttctttccttatctcatttatgttattacaatcaattttgtcttgcatgtttaaagaacattattaaattgattgttgtttcttcttctgcattctgagcctatcatttaaaagagggttaaaagtttgttagtgagacattttgtaagacttaattcactccccctcttaagttattgatgccacttgtccaacactaTGAATTCATCaaccctaataaaaaaaattgacattttcatacctgtttgttgttgtgtttcctaagtgcatcactTTATTTGTCCAGactttaacaaatttttcccTGTGGGTAATTATCCATGTTTTgttaacatagtcaacaaacattgaccATGATGAACAAGtaatttcaaacttcttaaggCAATCATCAAACTGATGCTCGAAACGACAATTAACCAAAGTCTCCCAAGCATCCATGACATACTCTCATGCATTTGTTTGACCAATTAGGGATTTACATTTTGCCTTGACATTCTTGTCGTTGTGAAACCTACACAACAAGTTAGTACACTCGGGGAATACATTTTTCACTACATTCATCAATGTTAGGTCTTTGTCGGTCACAATAACTTTAAGGAGGACATCACGTCTTAGAAAAAGATATCGAAACCGTTCTAGAGCTCATACCACATTATTTACACATTCTCCCTCCAAATATGCCAAACcaacagagaatgtcatccccgTTGGTATcacaccaacaaagtcaagtaacgggagtctgtacctatttgttttataggtactatctatcaaaaacaccaaattacatgcaTTACATAACTTCACTGCATCAGGGTGACACCCGGAGATATCACgtacaacatcttcatcctttaatctatgtcaatgaatatattgatccaGTTCAAGAAActtcattagatgttgcatttcagtatcactgcctcttatggaagaacgatatgcacttcttgcattgtatatttgtttgattgttgtacaACTATTGACATTatgttccttcaacgttagcagaaTGTTTCTTAGTTTCATCATTGATTTTTTCATATTagcaataattattttctcatccttagtcaatcgacCAACTAATGATTgaccaattcatgattgtgactcccacacattaacttcaccatccaaccttgtCCTCCAACCACTGGTTTCCACGAAACttaaagggacacccacatttcctactgTCATTATCTCTTCTAACAAAATCTTTCTTCCTAGACCTATACTAACTACttctttcacaaccaattaacacaaatgaagttCTTCCTCTCATACCAGTGTTTGTGTTTGACCTCATAATCACCGTCATAAATCCAATTTCATAAGCAACTGATCAAGtccattgcaaaacatcatctcgggtAGCAAACACCTACAATGCAAACCACacaattttagttttcaaatgaacattcattttatcaatttaataataataaatcacatTATTACATGATAAGTATTAAACGCCtcagaacaatcaacatgttcttcttcattcacaccAACTTCGTCTTCATTTTCATcattcatataaattttttcagACATTATGTTGTCATACATCCACtaatcttcgtccatcttaacaacacattcaaaattttcaacatCACAAACAACCAACAGCTAACCGTACCATACATATACTATCACACAAAATCCtacgtaatttttttattacataccATTTTATAAACATTAACATTGATAAccctatatattaaaaatcaataacatCAACTTTTTATACTTACCATTCATAAccatataatacataaaaaattataaccgcATCATATGtggtcaaataaattattttattcaacttaATTCTAATCCATCAAATTATTACTacacaaaacaatcaatattaGACCACataaactcaaataaattattcataaattacaactataaattatcttacaagtcttaccattttaaaaatataaaaaagtattacaaattaattatcaatctaCATACAgattatatttcaaataaacatataaacaaataatttttatttaaaacaataaataataacatatttataatttttaaaaaattaaaattttaatatttctttttattttttttaaatctgtaTAAATCATACGAATTACTTAATctgtatggttcatacaaatTATATAATCCGTATAAACTAATCCATATGACTTATACGGATTATATAATTCGTATAAATCATACGAATTAagtattcatatattttaatttaacttacGAATTACATAATCCGTATAGAACATATAAtccataaattataaaaacacttACGGATTACTTAATCCGTATGTTAtgcaaacacaaaaaaaatttacgGGGTACCTGCGACCGACATCCGATACCGAACCAACCATTGCAACAATCACCATCAATGAACCTCCATAACACTTTCACCTCGACGGAAGCAACACCTCTCTCAACAATAAAAAACCAACACGAAAGAGAGAAAgcgaagaaggaagaagaaaccgtagtgtaaatgaaaaaaaaaagttaaaaacaacttaaaaagaaagaagaaagcgCAGGGGTATttatagaattaattaaaattgctGGTGCAcaagcattattgctggtgcacaagcattattgctggtgcacctagTCTTAAATTTTTTGGCTACCCAACATTCATAATCTCATACTCATCCCTGTTAATCACAAACGCTTTTGAATCCCAACAATATCAAACTAGCATTGTTCTTAGTAATAACAAAATGCTTGTTGAGTTTATTCACAAGCACAAATAAATTcacttttttattgattaatgaaAGATTTAGTCctccaaaaatattaaaattcaaccaACAGACAGATATATCTGATGATACACAAGACCTAACAACTCATTGGTAAATAATACAGCCTAATGTTGTAATGGAGGCAAACTATTACGCTGGATTTTACATTTCTACCAACAGGAAACAGAGAAAACTTTTAATCCCGGGCAGTGCAGAGGATATATTGCACTCTACCATAATAGCATTCCCACACCACATTCTGATACAAGGGAAACTAAACTTTTGTCGGCCATGTTGCTTGAGCTGACATAATAATTCCGACAATAACTCCGAATAGCCCCAGCGCACTACCAAAGATCTCAATCACAAGAATTTTCACAAAGAGAGAAGAGTTCTGGGCATCAGACAATGCACAGCTGCTTCCAATTATTCCTACACACAACCTGCCAGAGGGGGAAAATTGAACATTTAATAGAAGAATGGAAAAGGTTCCCTCTGCATTCATCGGGAGAATTTCCTGCGTAGATATGACAGATGGATAAAAAAGAATACACACCCACAAACAAGATTTGCAAAGCCCACGATTAATCCCGATGCAAAGATTGCATATCCAGCCCTAAGAGACTCAGGTGCATAGATATTTGATGCTGGAACACtttctaattttgtttgaaGAATAATAGCCACAATAACACCATATATAGCAACAGCTTCACAGAAGATTACACTGAAATACCACAAACATCAAGAACCATATTGTCAAGAAGCTACGAGTGTTTATATTTCGAACTATATCACCTATGGCAGGATAAACGTAGATAATATAACATTCACATTTTGGAATTCAGATTAATAATAGGGTTTAACAACCTTATTTTACCATTTAAGTTGAGTCAATGAATCATCATCATTAagtttgtttggattgttttaTTGTGTATCCAAAACAGCTTACAATCAAAATCTTATTGATAGAGcttataaaactaaaagtttTACCACGATTGACCAAATGAGACAAAACATGCActcaaagccaaaaaaaaaacttattgagCTCTACCGTAATTGCATTTCCATGCTCTGATATAAGGCAAACTAACTTTTGAGAGCCATGTTGCTTGAGCTGACACAATAATCCCAAGAATAGCCCAAACATGCAAACAAAGATCTTAATCACAAGAATCTCCACAGAAGTTAAATAGATCATACATTTGAAATAGTTATTCTGAATTTTACATCAAATACTGGGTTTAACAACCTTAACTTACCACTTTAATGATTTTGCTAGTAATTGAAATCTTTATTGTAAGGTCAATTGATCTTTATTAAGAGACAAATCTAAAAAAGCATCCCCACACTCGctatctttctccttctcacaAACAAATGAGTCAAAGAATTTTTAATGTTACATTCCATAAATATCATTCAGCTTTATGTTTGTTTCACGCAACAATAAAGGCTTAAAGTTATTTCCCCTCTATAAACTATAACATAGATTGTATGCTTGTTTTACAGAAAATCTTTACTCTCAGGAGTCCTGGTGTGCAAAatgcttttaagaaaacatCTTCATATGATCCACTTACTCCCATTGATGAAGAAAGATTTCCATTCATTATTAGAAAAAACTATGCCTAATAGTCTAATACATAGTAAAATCAtatatcataacttttcaaccaATAAATCCCAATTTACCAGAGAGACGAACATTAAGCCACCAAAAAGTAAAATCTTTGCAAACAGATCCAGTAAAAGTAATTGACAAAAGAGCACTTCTACATGGATTCCTCAAACCAAACACTTCATTGTATCATAACTTTTCTAATTTCCTTTCAGCAGAAAACAACACAACCCATCAGAAGAAAAAACACCACTTTTGCGAGTGAGAAAGTGTGAACCACATTATTAGGCAATTGCAAGCTATAATCAATGCAAATCTGCCACAGTCCTCTCCTCTTCACAGCAACTAATAATTCATCTCCAACTTCCAATCCTCGACCGAAACAAAAACTACACAACCTAACTTCCCTATCTCAAAACGAACGCATCTAACCTAGCACtacagggaaaaaaaaaacatcgtaAAATTTCTCAGCAACCACATCCACTACAACAATTACTGAAAAATAAAACCGAGCAAcaccaaaattaaatatttatgaagtcTAACAGGGTTTTAAAAAACAGTCCGCCACCGTGATTTGGGCAGGAACATCAAGGTATTTTTAACGGTTCCCAATCGCGACCACAATTAGGGCTGCAACGGCGCATTTATAAATGCGACCAAACTGCAACACCATCGCCACCGATATGTAAAACCTTGGAgtctaattaaaatatatatatatatatatatatgtgtgtgtgtgtgtgtgtgtgtgtgtgtgtgtgtgtatagagTCCAGTTATTAACTTTACCTAATGAGATTTTTGGAAGTGATTCGAGGAGCCCTGATTGCAGCGCCGATCAAGCTACTACCGGTGATGTAGATCCCCCTGCACGTGTCACCGAAGCGAGTTCGCACGTGAGAATAACGGTAACGGAAACGGAAAAACGGAGATCGGAGGTTTGTTTACCAGGCGGCGCCGAGAACGGAGACGCCGATAGCGACGGCGATGCCGATGGCAGAGAAGGTATAGGGCGAGATGGCCACGAGTGCCCTGCCCCAAGAACTCGAATGTGCCACCATCGTCGCAGAAATAGTGATCGTGTTGCGAACGGTATGAATGAAAATGAATGATTGTGATTGGATCTCAGCGTTGTTCTTTCTGTTAACCACACAGAGAGAGAGGAGGGACGGAACGCGGTGCCGTTTAACTGCTATCAAATTAATgaatcaggaaaaaaaaaaagaagggtaAAGAACAAAACATTACGGATGGGGATCATACTTCATAGGGACGAAACTTGTGTTTAAAACGGCGTATCGTTTACGAGGTTGAATGGTGGTTATTGGTGTAGTGATACTGAAGGCCCAAATACAGGCCCAAgtaacaaaaaatgaataacTGGCAAGGCAATTGCTTCTAGCACTTTAAAATTGCCTCCTGCACCTTTTTAAACTTCCTAAAAGACTGatccaaaatgtaaaattatatttcgaATCAGTCTTACCATAATGTAACTTAGAATGTAACTTTACATTCCGAATTAGGTTGAAGAAGCAACTGACATTCaagctaatctaattaaaaaaataaatacaaaatcaaaaatccaattgaaataataataaaaagtctaGAAACTTGATTAAAATTTTGGTAAACATTCATGGACCCACAAGTAATTAAACTTTATGTTGAGTCATAAGACAAATCAAGATCCTGAAGTTGTTGTGTTTGAAATGCATATAGATGAAAAATGTTGAGTATGTGTTTGATGGATCAGATGACAACAAACATGTGTTGAAGTTCTCAACATTTATGATCTAGTTAATGTTCTGTTGTTTGATCTTGTGTGCAATTAATGTCTAGAGATTATTTTGAGGGTCCGTTGAAGAAcaaaaagagggagaaaagTCAAAAGATAAAGGTACCTATTCCATCAAAACTCAAAAGGCATGTCTAGAGCAAAAGATATTGTACTTCATAATACAAAAGTTGATATAATTTATGATGCTGAATTTGGAGTGATCTTCAATACGGATAACCAAAATGTTTTATCAGTCTTATGTGACTAGTTGATTAATTGCTACAAGGAACATATCTATCTTTaaacaatcaacaaatgaaaaagGTCGTTTAGAGACAACGATTATTTTCTCAATAAGTTTATAAATACCAAAAGTTTTTTAAGTGTTGTAGTTATGAATTTCTGAACGAACACATCTCTTAAGTTTTCAAATGCTTGTAATAATCTTCAAAGTTGTAAAACACTCTCAAAACACCTTGTCGATCCTAAGAGAAAAAGGCTATGAccttattatatatttgtatacAAGACATTAGCTTAATTTGTATGCACCCAACCTTAAATAAATTTGCTAATTTGTGTAAAATCAGAAGTAGTTTAGTAGGAAATTAGGTTGGAAAGACTAGTGCAAACACTACTTGAGTGAAGCTAGAAGTGGTTAGTGAAAATAACACTTTTATGTTTGAAGTAGACATTGGAAACTAGGTGAATTATTAAGAACTAGGCATAATCTTAGTGAAAGAGATGAATTAGTATATATCTTTGTGTCTTTATGCTTTATCTTTTcacatgttttcatttgatCTTGTTTCAAAGTTATCGTCTGCTTATTCTTTTTCCTATCAAactctcttttgtaaaaatttgAATTGTACCGAAGTTTACCTTATGAAAAGTTTgtgaaaatttttatatatcataattCAACTCTCCCTTTTGTGATTTTTGTCTTTACACcttaatttttaagtaattaaaaatataataatgtgtATTTTTAAGAcaagtaatttaatatttttatcatgtaATTGATAATGGTTATTTAtggaaatttaaattataataatctattttatattattattaagcataaaatattattgtatattttaaaaattcttgcATGAAACATTTATGAAttgtaattttaagtaaaactaTCATAACATAGAAAAAAGATCTAGAGGGATGACACACTCTTGTAAGTCCTGCCAAGCTTGCATGTGGGAGAATAATCAATTTGGTAAGATAATTTATGGTTGATTTCTTAtgtgtgtaaatttttttgaacGGGTCACAGTCATACATTGCGAGTAAGATTAGTCTAATCTAGTGAATTGATAGACACATGTGATCTCtgatccataaaaaaaatatagataaataatttgaaattgtttcaacatatatattttttgtaatattattattttggacTAGCAACAACCAATGCAAGCACAATTTTCATTCTTACtagtttaataaataagtattattaGCAATAAAAAGATTACATTGTGAATtagttagaaataatttttaataaaaattgaataattattatataaaataataactttatgatttttttttaaatttcaattttgatctatttattttctctttcacaaatttagttaaatacatacttttgatttaattttcaattttacaaaatatgttaagtttaagatttaattagactaaaaataaataaaaaaaagatatacaaaattaaaaattagacaaaaagatgtgaatttttaaaaatgtaagaattaaaatcataaaaaataaaggagtccaaatcataaaataagaattatacATAAGACACCAAAGTtgtaatttagttatattttttttaaaatgatttggacAGCCCACTCTTTCGAAATTCGAAACCCTAAATCGCCGACACCCCCAATTCATTTGGTTCACTCCGTGCGACATCGAAGGTACGCTTCTCTCTCCCTACAACTTTGATCTTGGAATCTCACACTCCCACCCCATTTATGGTTCTCatcatttcttaaaatttgtttGCACGCTTTCTCAACTCACCAACTTGGTTCAGTCTTCATTTTTTCCCCCATTATTTAGTTCACTGTTGTTCAATAAACCTTTCCCTTGTTTAATTGACAGTGTAGCACTCAATTCTTTAGCACCTTTTTTGTTGAGTGGAAGAAAAAGAATTCTTTTTATCTGTGCAATGCGTTTTTGGAGATAGTTTATTTGTTCATAGAAATGGACATTTTTTCCCATCTTTTTCTGTGGATGCATGTATAGAGAAATTATAAAGCGAAATGCGTTTGAATCTCAGTGTTGTGAAAAAGAAAACTTGGCTTCTTTAGTCTCTACCTTTAGATCACATTGTAATTTGCCGCTAGGCTTGTTGTGAATTTTATGTCTCAAATGAAATTCGTTCATTTCTGGTTTTTTGACGcatcttttcttgtttattacaacttttaaattcGTATGCAACTGTTCAGATTCGTTATTATGAACTGACTCTTGTTCATGAGGTTTTTATTCGTCACCTCACGTCACCTATTGAATTTCGAaatgaaaattatgaaattatgtgTGGTTATCTCAATCTGGGTGGTTGTGCTAATATGTAAGAAAGTGAAGAAATTGTTAAATATTTgggaaataaaaattatgatttgggTTTGATTCTTACTTGCATACACAAGAAATATGTGTAATGTGTTGATGTTCCTATTTAAAGACACAATTAGCTGATTCAATGTTGTTGTTTGAACTGGTTTTCTAGTGTACCATGTAtagctttcttttcattttaattgaaaaaaaaagaactgcGGTTGATCATGTTGAACAGTTTTTGGGTTTATGATAATGATTCATTTGTCTTTTGCTAGAGTAAAGAATGGGtgacaagaagaagaaggctcAGATGTTTGTAAAGCTAGTGTCTGCTGCTGGGACTGGATTCTTTTATGTTAAGCGGAAGCCAAGGCAGTTTACAGAGAAGCTTGAGTTCCGAAAATATGATCCTAGGGTTAATCGTCATGTTCTGTTTACAGAGGCTAAAATGAAGTGATAGGACCTTTAATGGCTTCCTTTGCATTGTAACTGAATCATTCTTGTATTTCTCTGAGACAATTATCTCATTTGGTATTAGATTATGAACCATGCACTCATGCCAATCCTTTTACTGTCTCTGCCTCTTAGCTATTCAGGTTCGGTATCAGTTCATAGCATTCCATTCCTGGCTGTGAATTGTTCTGAAGGCTTTGCTTGAACAAATGATTGAAGACCTTGAGTATGCTAACTTCTGTTCTAGCAGAGTTAGGCTCCAATTAGATTCAGATAATTTGTTATGGAACATGATTGTGTTAGGGTCCCATCCCATGATGTTCCAAAAGATGATAATAGAGTCAGGTATTTCTGTAAGTCACATTACCTATAATTGCGCAATACATGCTCAAAAACAAAATGGCATGTTCATTAGTTAAGCCGTTTTCTGTACATTCAAGTGAGAATGTTCtcatcaaaatttcaaatgccAACTTTCCCCATACGTGCGTTTTGACAATTGAATATCATTTGTCAAATGGGAAACCAAGATAGGCAACTGCAACTATTACATACAAGCTAAACCGGAGCACTTCTTGTTCTACTATTATCCTTTTGAAAAGCCGGTTGAGACTATATAGTATACAAATTAGAATTATATGCGGGTGGGAGCAACACAATTTGGTTTCTGGCACAACTAAATAGGTTAAGAATGTTAAACAATTAAGCTGTGGTTTCTGTCACAACAAAATAGGTTAAGAATGTTCGACAAAATAAGCTGTTGGTCATCTAGGTAGTTGGAGATTGCATCTCAACTATTGCTATAACAGCTTCTATGTATATGAGACTATAGCGAGATATATGGGTCTGCAGTGTTTTAAGCCGCTATCCAAACAAATTAAGACCATACAATTAGGGAGGTAGTGGAAGTACTTGCCGCGGTTCGATTCATTTAGCACTCAAGTAAGATGAGTTGGGTTCTGCCAGTTACAAGGTTGGTCTGTGGaccaattatttttataatattaattgttgttttatgtttttatcagaatttagaaatagaaacttaacatttaatgttttactattttttataatccctacgtattagttatatttttctttgctaATTTGCTAATGTTATAcactttttcagtttttatcaACTTTTTATAACacgttttttttatagaaattttaagattttttttatactttttattattcTGTCCTTGAACTACCTCATTAGCGTGCAAGATAAATTGGAAATAAGGTGAACACAGATTACACAAAAAAGAGACAGGTGTTGCTTTGGGCACCAACACAATTGTTGATACACCCAACAAATTATGTGAAGTgaaaaaaatgcctttcacataacttttaaaaacataatcgTTTCCTTCTCCTGCTACACATCTGTAATGCCTGTGCTTCTTCTCCCTCTATTTTTGTATCTTTTTCGCCGTGCCTCCGTTGCCGTTGTTCGTGCCACCAATGACCACTGTCGTAGTTGTTGTCTTGTTCTCCATCGTCGTCATAActctttcttcctctttgtCGGATTTATTGCGTAGGCATGACTTATATGTATTGGTGATTCGTATAAGCCATACGAATTGTTAATCTGTATGCCTTATACAGATTAATATGtattcttctttttaattttaatttattataataacttactaatttaaaaattaatctaataattttgtttaaataatatttatttaataaatatatattgttatatattttaaatatgtatttatttaatttattatatttgttttgtaagttggtttttaataatgaattaattcaataaataatgattgtatgatttttgtttaagaaattaaattatatttgaaatttgaaatatttttttgaaaatatttgaatatgaatgaatcaaaatttttataagtatatattgTACAAATTAGTGTAACAAGAAAATGTATAAATgtaaatgacaatttttttttattgatgtagtcataaagtattttgacactaatagtaataaatttttatataaatagtattgggtagtgtaaaaaaatactcattattgaaaatttaaaaatttgccgtaagatttttatgatatatttaaGTGTACAACAATTAGTGATGTgtagtctaatttttttttaaaaatttgtgtattgatttatgaatatataaaagtattaaaaaatttaaataaaaaatttaagtaatgtgtagtctatttttttaaaaaaaatttgtgtattgatttatgaatatataaagtattaaaaaagttaaataaaaaattagtaaatatatatttatgaaagtGAACTATTATTTGAACGATGTCATTAATTGTTAATGATGCTTTTAATGTGTAGATTATGGTTAAAACCAAAGGTTTGGGTAAGGATTTAGGCAAGGTTATAGGAAGAGCCTTAGGGAGAGAAGTAAATGGTGATGCCGATGAAGGTCCCCAGCGGCAAAGGCCCACAACATCTGCACGTAGGCAACGGGAAGCTACACTTGTTGCTGAGGATTTTCAGCATGTGGATCATGCAAATGATGAGGTCCATGAACAACTTGAAGAAGTAGTTGCTGGTGATGTAGTTTCTGATGCCGAGGGTTTTCCAGGCGGGCCCCTCATTATCAGTATTG
Proteins encoded in this window:
- the LOC114383344 gene encoding uncharacterized protein LOC114383344 isoform X2, with protein sequence MGDKKKKAQMFVKLVSAAGTGFFYVKRKPRQFTEKLEFRKYDPRVNRHVLFTEAKMK
- the LOC114383344 gene encoding uncharacterized protein LOC114383344 isoform X1; amino-acid sequence: MIWTAHSFEIRNPKSPTPPIHLVHSVRHRRMGDKKKKAQMFVKLVSAAGTGFFYVKRKPRQFTEKLEFRKYDPRVNRHVLFTEAKMK
- the LOC114385396 gene encoding V-type proton ATPase subunit c''1; the protein is MVAHSSSWGRALVAISPYTFSAIGIAVAIGVSVLGAAWGIYITGSSLIGAAIRAPRITSKNLISVIFCEAVAIYGVIVAIILQTKLESVPASNIYAPESLRAGYAIFASGLIVGFANLVCGLCVGIIGSSCALSDAQNSSLFVKILVIEIFGSALGLFGVIVGIIMSAQATWPTKV